The following proteins are co-located in the Marispirochaeta aestuarii genome:
- the ltaE gene encoding low-specificity L-threonine aldolase, with amino-acid sequence MKIYDLRSDTITRPSGEMRKAMHKAEVGDDVYGEDPTVNLLEETAAKMTGKKAALFVPSGSMGNLIPLYVQCGRGNEVILHENSHIMHYELASAATIAGVMPRPVPGERGILTPEAIRPHLRPDIYYMARTGLIEIENTHNKEGGTCWTEDELSAIHRFAKKHDIPVHLDGARVFNAAVHTGIPVKKICSYVDTVTFCLSKGLGAPVGSLLCGDSEFIDEARRIRKMLGGGMRQVGILAAAGLYALEHNIDRLREDHLNAKKLAEVLNNVSWAKVDPDSVETNILFATIPDGNAAAVSSALKKKGVLCSGDGNRLRFVTSMEVSSQDIREACDIIAALKI; translated from the coding sequence ATGAAAATCTATGATCTGCGAAGCGACACAATTACCCGTCCCTCCGGCGAGATGCGCAAGGCCATGCACAAGGCCGAGGTGGGGGACGATGTCTACGGTGAGGATCCCACCGTCAATCTGCTGGAGGAGACCGCCGCAAAAATGACCGGAAAAAAGGCGGCCCTATTTGTGCCCTCCGGCTCCATGGGCAACCTGATACCCCTCTACGTACAGTGCGGCCGGGGCAACGAGGTGATCCTTCACGAAAACAGCCACATAATGCATTACGAGCTTGCTTCAGCCGCGACTATTGCCGGCGTCATGCCCCGTCCTGTACCGGGGGAACGGGGTATCCTGACACCGGAAGCGATCCGCCCCCATCTGAGGCCGGACATCTACTATATGGCCCGGACCGGTCTTATCGAGATCGAGAACACCCACAACAAGGAGGGGGGCACCTGCTGGACGGAGGATGAGCTATCTGCAATTCACCGTTTTGCAAAAAAGCACGACATCCCCGTTCATCTGGACGGCGCCCGGGTATTCAATGCGGCAGTGCATACGGGAATCCCGGTTAAAAAGATCTGCTCCTACGTGGACACGGTAACCTTCTGCCTCTCCAAGGGACTGGGCGCACCGGTGGGGAGCCTTCTGTGCGGAGATTCGGAGTTCATCGACGAAGCGCGGCGGATCCGGAAGATGCTGGGCGGCGGTATGCGGCAGGTGGGAATCCTGGCCGCGGCGGGTCTTTATGCCCTGGAGCACAACATTGACAGGCTCCGGGAGGATCATCTGAACGCAAAGAAACTGGCGGAGGTCCTGAACAACGTCTCCTGGGCAAAGGTGGATCCTGACAGCGTCGAGACGAACATCCTTTTTGCGACGATCCCCGATGGGAACGCCGCGGCGGTCTCGTCGGCGCTGAAAAAGAAGGGCGTCCTCTGTTCCGGCGACGGCAACCGGCTGCGATTCGTAACCAGCATGGAGGTAAGCTCCCAGGATATCCGGGAAGCCTGCGACATAATAGCGGCATTAAAAATATAA
- a CDS encoding PDDEXK family nuclease — protein sequence MKKKYGVREYWLVNGEVPWIMVYRLGPAGKYGKPDYYQPGEMNRS from the coding sequence ATGAAAAAAAAATACGGAGTCCGGGAGTACTGGCTGGTTAACGGCGAGGTTCCCTGGATCATGGTCTATCGTCTGGGACCGGCGGGCAAGTACGGAAAGCCGGATTATTACCAGCCCGGGGAAATGAATCGCTCCTAG
- a CDS encoding LruC domain-containing protein encodes MPLDESSDAGATGNTVFVLPPDQIEDEARTGRDDFTFETLLSSSVELDFRLYEGSGGENPQPLDFSLSLPDDIPLIFLSFWDQGGNRLYSTSVKADEVVKAELVLPAAPKVYQLKIEAEGYVSRTISIDDMAAFSHIRRTVSMVQSSSGNSISLSAGARGIGPMRDSDGDGVPDKYDEFPDDPDSAFVMNIPADQNITIAFEDLFGQANAGDADYNDFIANYNIQEILDAEGRVKRLIIQAKALQKLAGYNHAFGLRIDSFEGKAALSGTFINSGGNEARLARRVGAPAEIVLFARTDKALGKEAYFVLDFDSPQYFLDDAAPEGTALLSRPPFNPYLYVYDTRHDIHLADAESLSRSINPEVRFIDDDGFPWALLIPIDWVHPDEGQRIEELYPDFTDWRLSGGLEARDWYENPYDPNDPGEEALKAYIAGNYTPDSYSVAAYWIAEDTTVNRIDLHPLSASKATDIHVDGDGNVYVSGFYRDSSGRDVAVYWKNGIAGSDLAVNARATGIIVDTEGTVYVSGYYWDGSMSTGAVYWSDDGAVSEFELQRGSYARGTDVQLDDAGRVYVSGVSTSQLAVYWIDTATGLSILSGGAGSNAQAIYHNGNNAFIAGRYNTGTAAYWREGVSTEIQLNSVGAQASGIWVDSGNVYAAGSYFDLDLPGKRAAWWLDDSSVQTDLFGEDSSFPTSATGIAVDGSDVYLAGTQTTEAATEAVVWKNGVATVLEPDVVSEAVSIFLAE; translated from the coding sequence ATGCCCCTGGACGAAAGCTCCGACGCCGGGGCAACGGGGAATACGGTCTTTGTTCTTCCGCCGGACCAGATAGAAGACGAAGCGCGAACCGGCCGGGATGATTTTACTTTCGAAACCTTGCTGAGCTCCTCGGTCGAGCTTGATTTCAGGCTTTACGAAGGTAGTGGCGGTGAAAATCCACAGCCCTTGGACTTTTCCTTGAGTCTTCCGGATGATATTCCCTTGATTTTCCTGAGCTTCTGGGATCAGGGAGGGAATCGTCTTTACTCAACCTCGGTAAAAGCCGACGAGGTAGTGAAAGCCGAATTGGTTCTGCCGGCGGCGCCGAAGGTGTATCAGCTCAAGATAGAAGCCGAAGGGTATGTCTCACGGACGATATCGATTGATGATATGGCGGCTTTCTCGCATATCCGCCGCACCGTCTCCATGGTTCAGTCCTCATCAGGCAACTCGATAAGCCTTTCAGCAGGTGCTAGGGGTATCGGACCTATGCGGGACAGTGATGGTGACGGTGTTCCCGATAAATATGACGAATTTCCTGACGATCCTGACTCAGCCTTTGTCATGAATATACCTGCGGACCAGAATATTACCATCGCATTCGAAGATCTCTTCGGACAGGCCAACGCGGGAGACGCTGATTATAACGATTTTATCGCAAACTATAATATTCAGGAAATCTTGGATGCCGAAGGCAGGGTTAAACGGCTTATCATCCAGGCGAAAGCGCTGCAGAAGCTGGCCGGATATAATCATGCTTTCGGGCTCCGTATTGACTCTTTTGAGGGGAAAGCAGCTCTCAGTGGAACATTTATCAATAGCGGCGGCAATGAAGCCAGGCTGGCCCGCAGGGTCGGAGCTCCCGCGGAGATAGTGCTTTTCGCACGTACGGATAAAGCGCTAGGAAAAGAGGCCTACTTTGTACTGGATTTTGATTCTCCTCAATACTTCTTGGATGATGCTGCACCGGAGGGAACGGCACTTCTTTCCCGGCCTCCATTCAACCCCTATCTGTATGTGTACGATACTCGCCATGATATACATCTGGCGGATGCTGAATCTCTCAGCAGGTCAATAAACCCGGAAGTTCGATTTATCGACGATGATGGATTTCCCTGGGCTCTGTTAATTCCCATAGACTGGGTACATCCGGATGAAGGTCAGCGCATTGAGGAGCTCTACCCTGATTTTACTGATTGGCGCTTAAGCGGAGGTTTAGAGGCCAGGGATTGGTATGAAAATCCCTATGATCCTAATGATCCGGGAGAAGAAGCGTTAAAAGCCTACATTGCAGGTAATTATACGCCAGACTCCTATTCCGTGGCGGCGTACTGGATCGCAGAAGATACCACCGTCAATCGAATTGACTTGCACCCTTTGAGTGCATCCAAAGCTACTGACATACATGTCGACGGCGATGGTAATGTTTACGTATCAGGATTTTATCGGGATTCCTCGGGTCGTGATGTGGCCGTTTACTGGAAGAACGGTATTGCCGGCAGTGATCTCGCGGTCAATGCGCGGGCCACAGGGATTATCGTCGATACCGAGGGCACGGTGTACGTCTCAGGCTATTATTGGGACGGCTCCATGAGTACAGGGGCTGTCTACTGGAGCGACGACGGCGCTGTTTCGGAATTCGAGTTGCAGCGTGGCAGCTACGCAAGAGGCACGGATGTTCAGCTGGACGATGCGGGAAGAGTCTATGTGTCGGGTGTTTCGACTTCGCAGCTGGCGGTTTACTGGATCGATACCGCAACGGGTTTGAGCATACTCAGCGGAGGAGCCGGTTCCAATGCCCAGGCTATCTATCATAATGGAAACAATGCCTTCATCGCCGGACGCTACAATACGGGAACGGCAGCGTACTGGCGGGAAGGTGTATCGACGGAAATACAGCTGAACAGTGTCGGTGCCCAGGCCAGCGGGATCTGGGTAGATTCGGGTAATGTGTACGCAGCCGGATCCTACTTCGATTTGGACCTCCCCGGCAAACGGGCGGCCTGGTGGCTTGATGACAGCTCTGTCCAGACCGACCTGTTTGGTGAGGATTCCAGTTTTCCCACCAGTGCCACTGGTATTGCCGTGGATGGCTCCGACGTTTATCTGGCTGGAACTCAGACGACGGAAGCTGCGACTGAAGCGGTGGTCTGGAAGAATGGAGTAGCCACAGTACTTGAACCGGATGTAGTCTCCGAAGCTGTCTCCATCTTTCTGGCTGAGTGA
- the aroA gene encoding 3-phosphoshikimate 1-carboxyvinyltransferase: MIQTVFPVESLEGSITIPGSKSHTIRALLIASLAEGESLLSSPLDSSDTRSCIVLCRALGAEITEEDSAWRVQGTGGIVKPVEDEIDVGNSGTSLYLGAGAAALGKKKIVLTGDEQIRSRPVQPLISSLSDLGADAVSVKKNGSAPIRIKGPLKGGKTRIECPTSQYLSSLLLALPLAEGDSEIEVPLLHEKPYVEMTLDWLDRQGIRYENDGFARFRIFGGQRYSAFESLIPGDFSTATFFLCAAAITGSTITLENLHMNDPQGDKEVAEILARMGCAVTIQKRAITISGKAMEGRVIDMNAIPDALPAMAVSACYARGTTELVNVPQARLKETDRIAVMREELSKCGADIEERSDGLVIRHSPLKGGTVWSHRDHRIAMAMAVGALGAERPIAIRDAEVVAVTVPQFFPLLRSLYT, translated from the coding sequence ATGATTCAGACAGTTTTTCCCGTTGAGTCCCTGGAGGGGTCAATCACCATTCCGGGCTCCAAATCCCACACTATCCGGGCGCTGCTGATCGCCTCCCTGGCGGAGGGGGAAAGCCTGCTCTCGTCGCCCCTGGACTCCTCGGATACCCGCTCCTGCATTGTCCTCTGCCGCGCCCTGGGGGCGGAGATTACCGAGGAGGATTCCGCCTGGCGCGTACAGGGGACCGGGGGGATTGTAAAACCCGTCGAAGACGAGATTGATGTCGGAAACTCCGGGACATCCCTGTACCTGGGGGCGGGAGCCGCGGCTCTGGGGAAAAAGAAGATAGTCCTGACCGGGGACGAACAGATCCGCTCCCGGCCTGTTCAGCCCCTGATAAGCTCCCTGAGCGACCTTGGGGCCGATGCGGTCAGCGTAAAGAAAAACGGGTCCGCCCCTATACGCATAAAGGGCCCCCTGAAGGGGGGAAAAACACGCATTGAATGTCCCACCAGCCAGTATCTCTCCAGTCTTCTCCTGGCTCTGCCCCTGGCGGAGGGAGATTCTGAGATAGAGGTCCCCCTGCTCCACGAGAAACCCTATGTGGAAATGACCCTGGACTGGCTGGACCGCCAGGGTATCCGTTACGAGAACGATGGTTTTGCCAGGTTCAGGATTTTCGGAGGACAACGCTACTCCGCCTTCGAAAGTCTGATTCCCGGGGATTTTTCCACCGCCACCTTTTTTCTCTGTGCCGCGGCCATTACCGGATCGACCATAACCCTGGAAAACCTGCACATGAATGATCCCCAGGGCGACAAGGAGGTGGCGGAAATCCTGGCCCGCATGGGCTGCGCCGTTACAATTCAGAAACGGGCCATCACAATCTCCGGAAAGGCCATGGAAGGGCGGGTCATCGACATGAACGCCATCCCCGATGCCCTGCCCGCCATGGCGGTAAGCGCCTGCTACGCCCGGGGTACGACGGAACTCGTCAATGTTCCCCAGGCCCGGCTCAAGGAGACCGACCGCATTGCCGTCATGCGGGAAGAGCTCTCCAAATGCGGCGCCGATATCGAGGAACGTTCCGACGGGCTGGTAATACGGCACTCCCCCCTTAAAGGCGGGACTGTATGGAGTCATCGGGACCACCGTATCGCCATGGCCATGGCCGTCGGGGCCCTTGGGGCGGAACGTCCCATCGCCATTCGGGATGCCGAGGTTGTGGCGGTTACGGTTCCCCAGTTTTTTCCCCTCTTACGTTCACTCTACACCTGA